The following are encoded together in the Budorcas taxicolor isolate Tak-1 chromosome 4, Takin1.1, whole genome shotgun sequence genome:
- the MTERF1 gene encoding transcription termination factor 1, mitochondrial, whose amino-acid sequence MSIPKGLGYLTIMAPRNLLYVRSNYLFGSRCWMIRFSTEILFKSVSFRLFSKKCDNADSEPLENEELLNNLLTMGVDVDMARKRQPGVFNRTDTNEQDLQTFLLSKGASKEVIASIISRYPRAMTRTSESLSNRWDLWRRIVTSDLEIVNILERSPESFFRSSDNLNLENNIKFLYSVGLTNKYLRRLLTNAPRTFSNSLNLNKQMVEFLQEVCLSLGHNSPTDFIRKIIFKNPFILIQSTKRIKANIEFLQSTFCLTNDELLSLICGSGAKILDLSSDCMRRSYRNIKEKLFSLGCTAKEIQKFVLSYPDVIFLGEKKFNDKIDCLIEEKVNISQIIEHPRILDSSIGTLKSRIKELVNVGYDLSTSNISLLSWSQKRYNAKLKKLYIEQNIVLEN is encoded by the coding sequence CATTCCAAAAGGTTTGGGCTACCTGACCATTATGGCGCCAAGAAACCTCTTGTATGTGAGAAGTAACTATCTCTTTGGTTCAAGATGTTGGATGATCCGATTTTCAACAGAAATCCTCTTTAAATCAGTTTCATTTAGGCTTTTCAGTAAGAAATGTGATAATGCAGACAGTGAGCCTTTGGAAAATGAAGAACTGCTGAATAACTTACTTACTATGGGAGTAGATGTTGACATGGCAAGGAAGCGACAGCCTGGAGTTTTTAATAGGACAGATACTAATGAGCAGGACCTGCAGACATTCCTTCTGTCTAAAGGAGCCAGCAAAGAAGTGATTGCTAGCATCATATCAAGGTACCCACGAGCCATGACTCGTACGTCTGAAAGTCTTTCAAATCGATGGGATCTGTGGAGAAGAATTGTGACATCAGACCTTGAAATTGTAAATATTTTGGAACGTTCTCCTGAATCTTTTTTTCGGTCCAGTGACAACCTAAACTTAGAGAATAACATAAAGTTCCTCTACTCAGTTGGATTGACCAATAAATACCTTCGTCGATTGTTGACCAATGCCCCACGTACCTTCTCCAATAGTCTTAATCTGAATAAACAGATGGTTGAATTTTTGCAAGAAGTCTGTTTGTCGTTGGGTCACAATAGTCCCACAGATTTTATcaggaagataatttttaaaaaccctttcaTCTTAATTCAGAGCACCAAACGGATAAAAGCTAATATTGAATTTTTACAGTCCACGTTCTGCTTGACCAATGATGAACTGCTTAGTCTGATATGTGGTTCAGGAGCTAAAATCCTAGACCTTTCCAGTGACTGTATGAGAAGAAGCTAcagaaatatcaaagaaaaactgTTTTCTCTTGGGTGTActgcaaaagagatacagaaatttgttttaaGCTATCCAGATGTGATCTTCTTGGGAGAGAAAAAGTTTAATGATAAAATAGATTGCCTCATAGAGGAAAAAGTTAACATTTCACAAATAATTGAACATCCTCGCATTTTGGATTCAAGCATAGGTACTTTAAAAAGTCGAATCAAAGAATTGGTAAATGTTGGCTATGACTTGAGTACATCAAACATCAGCCTTCTGTCTTGGAGTCAAAAAAGATATAATGCTAAATTGAAAAAGTTATATATTGAGCAGAACATTGTTCTGGAGAATTAA